In Mycolicibacterium alvei, a single window of DNA contains:
- a CDS encoding 1,4-alpha-glucan branching protein domain-containing protein has product MTSNPEPDPVPEPPVPGLFTLVLHTHLPWLAHHGRWPVGEEWLYQSWAAAYLPLMRVLRGLAAEGRRHLLTLGMTPVVTAQLDDPYCLTGMHHWLANWQLRAQEATTLRSPEGLRQFGIREYAEAGAAIEEFAAHWRHGASGLLRGLIDAETIELLGGPLAHPFQPLLNPRLREFALREGLADARQRFGHTPVGIWAPECAYAPGMETGYAAAGVGHFMVDGPSLHGDTALGRPVGETDVVAFGRDLQVSYRVWSPKSGYPGHAAYRDFHTYDHTTGLKPSRVTGRNVPSEEKAPYDPQRADRAIDEHVADFVAVVRRRLISESERLGRPTHVVAAFDTELFGHWWYEGPEWLGRVLRALPEAGVRVGTLADAKAQGFVGTPVELPPSSWGSGKNWQVWNGPAVSDLVQLNSEVVDGALSTVDKALAQHTAVGAPTPRDRVADQILRETLLTVSSDWPFMVSKDSAAEYARYRAHLHAHATREISDALASGHRDHAERLADSWNKADGLFGALDARRLPK; this is encoded by the coding sequence GTGACCTCGAATCCCGAGCCCGATCCGGTACCTGAGCCCCCGGTACCCGGGTTGTTCACGCTCGTCCTGCACACCCACCTGCCCTGGCTGGCCCATCACGGCCGCTGGCCGGTCGGCGAGGAATGGCTCTACCAGTCCTGGGCGGCCGCCTACCTACCGTTGATGCGAGTGCTGCGCGGCCTGGCCGCCGAGGGTCGCCGCCACCTGCTCACCCTCGGCATGACGCCGGTGGTCACCGCCCAGCTCGATGACCCCTACTGCCTGACGGGGATGCACCACTGGCTGGCCAACTGGCAGCTGCGCGCCCAGGAAGCGACGACCCTGCGTAGCCCAGAAGGATTGCGACAGTTCGGGATTCGCGAGTATGCCGAAGCCGGTGCGGCCATCGAGGAGTTCGCCGCCCACTGGCGTCATGGTGCCAGTGGGTTGCTGCGCGGGCTGATCGACGCCGAGACCATCGAACTGCTCGGCGGCCCACTCGCGCACCCGTTCCAGCCGTTGCTCAATCCGCGGCTGCGCGAGTTCGCGCTGCGCGAAGGCCTGGCCGACGCCCGGCAGCGGTTCGGGCACACCCCCGTCGGCATCTGGGCGCCCGAGTGTGCGTACGCACCCGGCATGGAAACCGGCTACGCCGCGGCCGGTGTCGGCCATTTCATGGTGGACGGCCCGTCTCTCCACGGTGACACCGCGCTGGGCCGGCCCGTCGGCGAGACCGACGTGGTGGCCTTCGGCCGCGACCTTCAGGTCAGCTACCGGGTGTGGTCGCCGAAGTCCGGTTATCCCGGTCATGCCGCGTATCGCGATTTCCACACCTACGACCACACCACCGGCCTCAAACCGTCCCGGGTCACCGGTCGCAACGTCCCGTCCGAGGAGAAGGCGCCCTACGATCCGCAGCGCGCCGACCGCGCAATCGACGAACATGTCGCCGATTTCGTCGCGGTGGTCCGCCGCCGCCTGATCAGCGAGAGCGAACGGCTCGGCCGGCCGACACACGTGGTGGCCGCGTTCGACACCGAACTGTTCGGGCACTGGTGGTACGAGGGTCCGGAGTGGCTGGGCCGGGTACTGCGGGCGCTGCCCGAGGCCGGCGTGCGGGTGGGAACCCTCGCGGACGCCAAGGCCCAGGGTTTCGTCGGTACACCCGTCGAATTGCCGCCCAGCTCATGGGGTTCGGGCAAAAACTGGCAGGTATGGAACGGACCGGCGGTGAGCGACCTCGTGCAGCTCAACAGCGAGGTTGTCGACGGGGCGCTGAGCACCGTGGACAAGGCGCTCGCCCAGCACACCGCGGTCGGTGCGCCAACCCCACGCGACCGGGTGGCCGATCAGATTCTGCGGGAGACCCTGTTGACGGTGTCCAGTGACTGGCCGTTCATGGTGAGCAAGGATTCGGCCGCCGAATACGCGCGCTACCGTGCACACCTGCACGCCCATGCGACCCGCGAGATCTCCGATGCACTGGCATCGGGCCATCGCGACCATGCCGAGCGCCTCGCCGACAGCTGGAACAAGGCCGACGGCCTGTTCGGCGCCCTCGACGCCCGGCGTCTGCCAAAATGA
- a CDS encoding outer membrane protein assembly factor BamB family protein, with the protein MFRRYLALVVTVLFTGLLAGCENTDSWVDPHAAPGWSAQYGDAANSSYTRSRGPEALRLEWSRSVKGALEAQVALSGNNRLAANAQTAGGCSLMVWEADNNARQRWCTRLVLGGGWSSPLFDGFDNVYVGQPGTILSFPPTQWIRWRQPVIGMPTTPRLLDDGQLLVVTHLGQVLVFNGHRGTTEGTPLDLVSGVDPTDSQRGLADCLPARSRCPVAAAPAFSHEAGLVVLSVWQPGAEAPVLIGLRYHPGQATLLTQEWTSTAVGRGPLASPVLSADGSTVYVNGRDQKLWALNSADGSPKWSVPLNYLAQTPPSVSPDGLIVAGGGPDAKLTAVRDAGDHGEVAWTRDDVVPLTTSSRADGVGYTVAREGGHGQTLLVFDTGDGHTLNSYPVPEATGWPVGVSIGHDHRIVTATSDGQVYGFAPA; encoded by the coding sequence GTGTTCCGGCGATACCTTGCACTTGTGGTCACGGTGCTTTTCACGGGCCTTCTTGCCGGTTGCGAAAACACCGATTCCTGGGTCGACCCGCACGCCGCACCCGGCTGGTCAGCGCAATACGGCGATGCCGCCAACAGCAGCTACACCCGGTCCCGTGGTCCCGAGGCGCTGCGGCTGGAGTGGAGCCGGTCGGTCAAGGGTGCACTGGAGGCCCAGGTGGCGCTGAGCGGGAACAACCGCCTGGCGGCCAACGCGCAGACCGCCGGGGGCTGTTCGTTGATGGTGTGGGAGGCCGACAACAACGCCCGGCAACGCTGGTGTACGCGACTCGTGCTGGGTGGCGGCTGGTCCAGCCCGCTGTTCGACGGGTTCGACAACGTCTACGTCGGCCAGCCCGGCACCATCCTGTCCTTCCCGCCGACGCAGTGGATCCGTTGGCGCCAGCCGGTGATCGGCATGCCGACCACGCCCCGGCTGCTCGATGACGGTCAGCTGCTGGTAGTCACCCATCTGGGTCAGGTGCTGGTGTTCAACGGGCATCGCGGCACGACCGAGGGCACACCGCTGGATCTGGTCTCCGGCGTGGACCCGACCGATTCACAGCGTGGTCTCGCCGACTGTCTGCCTGCCCGCTCCCGCTGCCCGGTGGCGGCCGCACCCGCGTTCTCGCATGAAGCGGGCCTGGTGGTGCTGAGCGTGTGGCAGCCCGGTGCCGAGGCGCCCGTGCTGATCGGATTGCGCTACCACCCCGGCCAGGCGACATTGCTGACGCAGGAATGGACGAGCACCGCGGTGGGCCGTGGGCCGCTGGCCAGCCCGGTGCTGTCGGCCGACGGGTCGACGGTGTACGTCAACGGCCGCGATCAGAAGCTGTGGGCGCTGAACTCCGCCGACGGTTCACCGAAATGGTCGGTGCCGCTGAACTATCTGGCCCAGACCCCGCCGTCGGTGTCACCGGACGGGTTGATCGTGGCCGGCGGTGGGCCCGACGCCAAGCTGACCGCGGTGCGCGACGCCGGCGATCACGGCGAGGTCGCCTGGACCCGTGACGATGTCGTACCGCTGACCACGTCGAGCCGCGCGGACGGGGTGGGTTACACGGTGGCCCGTGAGGGCGGGCACGGCCAGACGCTGTTGGTCTTCGACACCGGCGACGGGCACACGCTCAACAGTTATCCCGTACCCGAGGCCACCGGCTGGCCGGTCGGGGTTTCGATCGGGCACGACCACCGGATCGTCACCGCCACCAGCGACGGTCAGGTGTACGGGTTCGCGCCTGCGTGA
- a CDS encoding acyltransferase has protein sequence MTTMWGAPIHKRWRGSRLRDPRQADFLTRASLKWVIDNRAYTPWYLVRYFRLLKFKLANPHIITRGMVFLGKGVEIQCTPELAQMEIGRWVHIGDKNTIRCHEGSLRIGDKVVLGRDNVINTYLDIELGDSALMADWCYVCDFDHKMDNIDMPIKDQGIIKGPVRIGPDTWVAAKVTILRNTSIGRGCVLGAHAVVKGEIPDFSIAVGAPAKVVKNRKLDWETSAAERAELAEALADIERKKAANSN, from the coding sequence ATGACGACGATGTGGGGCGCCCCAATTCACAAACGCTGGCGGGGCTCCCGGCTACGTGATCCGCGCCAGGCCGACTTCCTGACGAGGGCGTCGCTGAAGTGGGTCATCGACAACCGGGCCTACACCCCCTGGTACCTCGTGCGGTATTTCCGGTTGCTGAAGTTCAAGCTGGCCAACCCGCACATCATCACCCGCGGCATGGTCTTCCTCGGCAAGGGTGTGGAGATCCAGTGCACGCCGGAACTGGCCCAGATGGAGATCGGCCGCTGGGTGCACATCGGTGACAAGAACACGATCCGCTGTCACGAGGGCTCGTTGCGCATCGGCGACAAGGTGGTGCTGGGCCGCGACAACGTGATCAACACCTATCTCGACATCGAGCTCGGCGACTCCGCGCTGATGGCCGACTGGTGCTACGTGTGCGACTTCGACCACAAGATGGACAACATCGACATGCCCATCAAGGACCAGGGCATCATCAAGGGCCCGGTGCGCATCGGCCCGGACACCTGGGTCGCCGCGAAGGTCACGATCCTGCGCAACACCTCGATCGGCCGTGGTTGCGTGTTGGGTGCCCACGCTGTGGTCAAGGGCGAGATCCCCGATTTCTCGATCGCCGTCGGGGCGCCGGCCAAGGTGGTCAAGAACCGCAAGCTGGATTGGGAGACATCGGCCGCCGAGCGAGCCGAGCTGGCCGAGGCCCTGGCCGACATCGAGCGCAAGAAAGCCGCCAACAGCAACTGA
- a CDS encoding electron transfer flavoprotein subunit alpha/FixB family protein — translation MAEVLVLAEHSEGALKKVSAELITAARVLGEPAAVVVGKPGTAAPLVDGLKAAGAAKIYVAESDDAENYLVTPVVDVLAGLAESAAPAGVIVAATADGKEVAARLAARIGSGLLVDVVEVREGAVGIHSIFGGAFTVEAQVTSDTPVITVRPGAIEAAPADGAGEVVNVEVPAQAENATKITKREPVVAGDRPELTEASVVVAGGRGVGSAESFSVVEELADSLGGAVGASRAAVDSGYYPGQFQVGQTGKTVSPQLYIALGISGAIQHRAGMQTSKTIIAVNKDEEAPIFEIADLGIVGDLFKVSPQLTEAVKARKG, via the coding sequence ATGGCTGAAGTACTTGTGCTCGCTGAGCACTCCGAAGGCGCACTGAAAAAGGTCAGCGCCGAACTCATCACCGCCGCCCGTGTTCTGGGTGAGCCTGCCGCCGTCGTGGTGGGCAAGCCCGGCACCGCTGCTCCGCTGGTCGACGGTCTGAAGGCCGCCGGTGCGGCCAAGATCTACGTCGCCGAATCCGACGACGCAGAGAACTACCTGGTCACCCCGGTCGTCGACGTGCTGGCCGGGCTGGCCGAGTCGGCCGCGCCCGCCGGCGTGATCGTCGCCGCCACCGCGGACGGCAAGGAAGTCGCCGCTCGCCTGGCCGCGCGTATCGGCTCGGGCCTGCTGGTCGACGTCGTCGAGGTCCGCGAAGGTGCGGTGGGTATCCACAGCATCTTCGGTGGTGCCTTCACGGTCGAGGCGCAGGTCACCAGTGACACCCCGGTGATCACCGTGCGTCCGGGCGCCATCGAGGCCGCCCCGGCCGACGGTGCCGGCGAGGTCGTCAACGTCGAGGTCCCGGCACAGGCCGAGAACGCGACCAAGATCACCAAGCGCGAGCCCGTCGTCGCCGGTGACCGCCCCGAGCTCACCGAGGCCAGCGTTGTGGTTGCCGGTGGCCGTGGCGTCGGCAGCGCCGAGAGCTTCTCGGTCGTCGAAGAGCTGGCTGACTCGCTGGGCGGTGCCGTCGGTGCCTCCCGTGCCGCAGTCGACTCGGGTTACTACCCGGGCCAGTTCCAGGTCGGCCAGACGGGTAAGACCGTCTCGCCGCAGCTGTACATCGCACTGGGCATCTCCGGCGCGATCCAGCACCGCGCCGGCATGCAGACGTCGAAGACGATCATCGCGGTGAACAAGGACGAGGAAGCTCCGATCTTCGAGATCGCCGACCTCGGCATCGTCGGTGACCTGTTCAAGGTCAGCCCGCAGCTGACCGAGGCGGTCAAGGCCCGCAAGGGATAA
- a CDS encoding glycosyltransferase family 4 protein — protein sequence MKILMVSWEYPPVVVGGLGRHVHHLATALAEAGHEVVVLSRRPTDTDPSTHPSTDEVSEGVRVVAAAQDPHEFEFGTDMMAWTLAMGHAMVRTGLAVKDYSGDRWVPDLVHAHDWLVAHPAIALAEYFDVPLVSTIHATEAGRHSGWVSGPISRQVHAVESWLVRESDSLITCSASMNEEITELFGPELSEIRVIRNGIDADLWPFAPRRPRQGPPELLYLGRLEYEKGVHDAIAALPRIRRAHPGTTLTIAGDGTQQQWLVEQARKHKVLKATRFVGRLGHEELLQALQAADAAVLPSHYEPFGIVALEAAATGTPLVTSNVGGLGEAVINGQTGMSFAPRDVVGLAAAVRAVLDDPEAAQRRAIAARERLSADFDWHTVAAETSQVYLAAKRAEREPHPRRPIVEHALPER from the coding sequence ATGAAGATCCTGATGGTGTCATGGGAATACCCGCCTGTCGTCGTGGGCGGGTTGGGCCGACACGTGCACCACCTGGCCACCGCACTGGCCGAAGCCGGTCACGAGGTCGTGGTGCTCAGCCGCAGGCCCACCGACACCGACCCGAGCACCCACCCCTCGACCGACGAGGTCAGTGAGGGCGTCCGGGTGGTGGCCGCCGCGCAGGACCCGCACGAATTCGAGTTCGGCACGGACATGATGGCCTGGACGCTGGCCATGGGGCACGCGATGGTGCGTACCGGCCTTGCCGTCAAAGACTATTCGGGTGACCGCTGGGTTCCCGACCTCGTGCACGCCCACGACTGGCTGGTCGCCCACCCCGCCATCGCTCTGGCCGAATATTTCGATGTGCCACTGGTTTCCACCATCCATGCCACCGAGGCCGGACGGCATTCCGGGTGGGTCTCCGGCCCGATCAGCCGTCAGGTACACGCCGTGGAGTCCTGGCTGGTGCGCGAATCCGATTCACTGATCACCTGTTCGGCGTCGATGAACGAGGAGATCACCGAGCTGTTCGGACCCGAACTGTCCGAGATCCGGGTGATCCGCAACGGGATCGACGCCGACCTCTGGCCGTTTGCGCCCCGACGCCCCCGTCAGGGGCCGCCCGAGTTGCTCTACCTCGGTCGCCTGGAATACGAGAAGGGCGTGCACGACGCGATTGCGGCCCTGCCCCGTATCCGCCGCGCACATCCGGGCACCACACTGACCATCGCGGGCGACGGTACCCAGCAGCAGTGGCTCGTCGAGCAGGCCCGAAAGCACAAGGTGCTCAAGGCCACCCGATTCGTCGGGCGGCTCGGTCACGAGGAATTGCTGCAGGCACTGCAGGCGGCCGACGCCGCCGTGCTGCCCAGCCACTACGAGCCGTTCGGCATCGTCGCGTTGGAGGCCGCGGCCACCGGTACCCCGCTGGTGACCTCCAATGTCGGCGGCCTGGGTGAAGCGGTGATCAACGGCCAGACCGGAATGTCCTTCGCACCACGGGATGTGGTGGGGCTGGCCGCGGCGGTCCGGGCTGTGCTCGATGACCCCGAGGCGGCCCAGCGCCGGGCGATCGCCGCGCGCGAGCGGCTCAGCGCCGACTTCGACTGGCACACCGTGGCCGCCGAGACCAGCCAGGTCTATCTGGCCGCCAAACGCGCCGAACGCGAACCACATCCGCGCCGGCCGATCGTCGAGCACGCACTGCCCGAGCGTTGA
- a CDS encoding class I SAM-dependent methyltransferase, whose amino-acid sequence MSTIVGDPDGIESRALPLTGERTIPGLAEENYWFRRHEVVYQRLADRCVDREVLEAGCGEGYGADLIADVARKVIALDYDEATVAHVRARYPRVDIRHGNLAELPLADRSVDVVVNFQVIEHLWDQGQFVSECFRVLRPGGVFLVSTPNRITFSPGRDTPLNPFHTRELNAAELTELLHDAGFTVESMLGVFHGAGLAELDARHGGSIIEAQVQRAVADAPWPEQLLTDVAAVRIDDFDLTCADERNIDDSLDLVAIAVRP is encoded by the coding sequence ATGAGCACTATTGTGGGCGACCCGGACGGCATCGAATCTCGAGCCCTACCCCTGACCGGCGAGCGGACCATACCCGGCCTGGCCGAGGAGAACTACTGGTTCCGCCGTCACGAGGTGGTGTACCAGCGATTGGCCGACCGCTGCGTCGATCGTGAGGTCCTGGAGGCCGGCTGCGGTGAGGGCTACGGCGCCGATCTGATCGCGGACGTCGCGCGCAAGGTGATTGCACTGGACTACGACGAGGCGACGGTGGCGCACGTGCGTGCCCGCTACCCCCGGGTGGACATCCGGCACGGCAACCTCGCCGAACTGCCCCTGGCCGACCGGTCGGTCGACGTCGTGGTCAACTTCCAGGTCATCGAGCACCTGTGGGATCAGGGCCAATTCGTCTCCGAGTGCTTCCGGGTGCTGCGACCGGGAGGCGTGTTCCTGGTCTCCACTCCCAACCGGATCACCTTCTCCCCCGGTCGGGACACTCCGCTCAACCCGTTCCACACCCGTGAGCTCAATGCCGCCGAGCTGACCGAACTGCTGCACGACGCCGGATTCACGGTCGAGTCGATGCTCGGGGTTTTCCATGGCGCCGGGCTCGCCGAACTCGACGCTCGCCACGGCGGCTCGATCATCGAGGCGCAGGTGCAGCGCGCCGTGGCCGACGCACCGTGGCCCGAGCAGCTGCTCACCGATGTCGCCGCGGTGCGTATCGACGATTTCGACCTCACCTGCGCCGACGAGCGCAACATTGACGACAGCCTCGACCTGGTGGCGATCGCGGTGCGGCCGTGA
- a CDS encoding electron transfer flavoprotein subunit beta/FixA family protein has protein sequence MTNIVVLIKQVPDTWSERKLSDGDFTLDREAADAVLDEINERAVEEALLIKEREGGDSTVTVLTAGPERATEAIRKALSMGADKAVHLKDDGMHGSDVIQTGWALARALGTIEGTELVIAGNEATDGVGGAVPAVIAEYLGLPQLTHVRKLTVEGGKVTAERETDEGVFSLEASLPAVVSVNEKINEPRFPSFKGIMAAKKKEVTVLTLAEIGVEADEVGVANAGSKVLASTPKPPKTAGEKVTDEGDGGTKIAEYLVAQKLI, from the coding sequence ATGACGAACATCGTGGTCCTGATCAAACAGGTCCCAGACACTTGGTCGGAGCGGAAGCTGTCCGACGGCGATTTCACCCTCGACCGCGAGGCTGCCGACGCCGTGCTCGACGAGATCAACGAGCGCGCCGTGGAAGAGGCGCTGTTGATCAAGGAGCGCGAGGGCGGAGACAGCACTGTCACCGTGCTGACCGCCGGCCCGGAGCGCGCCACCGAGGCGATCCGCAAGGCGCTGTCCATGGGCGCCGACAAGGCTGTACACCTCAAGGACGACGGCATGCACGGCTCCGACGTGATCCAGACCGGGTGGGCCCTGGCCCGCGCGCTGGGCACCATCGAGGGCACCGAGCTGGTCATCGCCGGTAACGAAGCCACCGACGGCGTCGGCGGTGCCGTCCCGGCCGTGATCGCCGAGTACCTGGGCCTGCCGCAGCTCACCCACGTGCGCAAGCTGACCGTCGAGGGCGGGAAGGTCACCGCCGAGCGTGAGACCGACGAGGGCGTGTTCAGCCTCGAGGCCTCGCTGCCGGCCGTCGTCAGCGTCAACGAGAAGATCAACGAGCCCCGCTTCCCCTCCTTCAAGGGCATCATGGCCGCGAAGAAGAAGGAAGTCACCGTGCTCACCCTCGCCGAGATCGGCGTGGAAGCCGATGAGGTCGGCGTCGCCAATGCCGGTTCCAAGGTGCTGGCTTCGACCCCGAAGCCGCCGAAGACCGCCGGTGAGAAGGTGACCGACGAAGGTGACGGCGGCACGAAGATCGCCGAGTACCTGGTCGCTCAGAAATTGATCTAG